The following nucleotide sequence is from Synchiropus splendidus isolate RoL2022-P1 chromosome 1, RoL_Sspl_1.0, whole genome shotgun sequence.
TCTGGCCCAATCGGTCTCACCACTTTTCCCGTATTCTTCTTTATAGGATGATGGATTCTAAAGTGAGCTTCACCCAGGAGGCGACTAAACCTTATTGGATTTCCCCTGCAAGCGTTTAATGCGGACTGTAAAACAACAGTGGTTTAAATGGATTTATAGCTACTTTGCATGTCACTGTTGAAGCGATTCAGTGCTTGATCTGATTTAAGCAGCAACAGTGATTGATTTTAAATAGAGAGACAGAGCAAAAATGTGAGTACAATATCCAGCTGAAGCTGAAAACCTCTATCCTTTGCCTGCCAGCTCCTCCAGCAACAACAGGGGCTGCAGAGGAGCAACGAAGCTCAATATAAAAGGAGAGCGAAGATCTGAGCATTGACAGGAAAGTATATTTACACTCTTAACCGAATCCACCAcagtgtgcttttttttcccctgccctaCATGAAATTTAAATGCTCAATCTTGTCCTCCACAGTGCTGCAAAAGTTAGATAGCTATGAGTCATCTCCTCTCTGTCTGGGTTCTTCAAAGAAAAGTATTCTTCCTTCCACCCAGAGGCGTAAATGACAGCGCTCGGAAAGAAGATGCTGAGGGAGAAGCGTGAAatagaaaacaacaaaacaatttctTTACACTTGGAGTCGCAAACTTTCTCCTGCGCACAAACTGAACGGTTTGACTTGTTAAACCGTGATTCACCGGAAACATCATTCCGGCTCTATGGGCGCAGGAGGATGAATCCCCACCAACTGAGCAGCAGTGCTCAGTTGGTGGGGATTTATCTGGTAAATAAAAAGCTTAATAGTTAACTAAATTGCAGACAAAAGTAATGAATCAATGCAAATAACACATATTAATGGCATATGAACTTTCTTGAGCAGGGgacattcttcagtcaccaaTTCCAGTGACACCGCATTACATAAAATATGCATGATGaactagagcagtgattctttaCCATAGAGCCAGGGCCCATGGTcaggccgcgagcgccccctagaggcccGCGAAAAGTTTTTGTTTCGCACCTTTGGGCAGTGAGGGCCGCAAGACcctgttttaatacatgagccacgtaaggtggcagtagtgtgtcactgaattgacctgacagctgcatATCTGTggtagttaacaactatggaggagttcttgaaatgaaaaaaagataaagaaagtgatgccgcccccaCCCCAACGGTAAAAACTGTTCACGAatgcaactgttgaagcagttttgaaaattaattggacATTTTATGGCTGTactttcatttatcatttacTTATatgttctttggagtttaaataaaatatatatttctatgctatttagacatggttttattactttattttattaactttttccaattttctcaacagttcatCAACatcaagtatatatattttttctttggtaaatttaatgaacatgacttgcacctggttctgctgctggtttggacttttccatgacaaatatcattgtgctgatcacatggtttcatgtcatttcacaagattttgggTTATTTATgtataagtagattaaataGTGTTatagatcacaaatgaaatcaagagtaatgaatcagttctattgcaTTTGCTCCATTTGttcagggaaaggtgggccccgagattaaaaaggttaaaaaccGCTGAACTAGATGGACGGAAAATCTGAAGAACTTCATGGTAGACCCACAAAAACTTTTCACTTTATGCAGCGAATAATGTGTTCATCTCTACAGCACCTCCACTCTGAGGTCTATGTGTACAGTCATGGCTTCAATTGTTTTGTGCGCTGGGTTTGCGAGCATCACCAATCACACAGGTGAACAGGGAGTGACAGTGACGAATTAACTTAGAGCTCTGGGGGAATCAAAGCTACAGTTCAGTTCAACTTGTTATTGAGATTTGCTATTTACAGAACGGAATAATGACTTGGAACTGACCATACTGGTGTTGTTTCAGCAGACAGGGATCGATTGCCCAGTAGTCTGGGCTGGTGCGCCCCCTGCACTGAGTCACTCCGGCACTGATGCCCTAGATTGGGTCACTGATGTGAGGGGTGAAGAAGTGAGTAGTGAGAGCAAAACTGGGTCCTTTCTGCATGTCTGTCTGCCCAATGCCAGCAAGGTACAGATATATGATATCAATCACTATGAGCAGAGTATGAAAGTTCAGTCCTATCTCACAGGAAATAAGTGAGAAAGTGGGAGGTGGAACAAACATCTGAAGGGGAGGGAGAACACTATCTGTGGGAGTGTGATTAACTCCATGGGCTGCCTCTCTGCAGGCCTGCGGCACTTCAGCTCCGAAATGCTGATTCAGTGCGCAGATAGACAGAACAAGACCAGAGGGAAGacagggagaagagagagagggaagtgaTGCAGTAAGGAATTAGGAAAGGCAGAAAAGTTCCAAAGAGGGAGAAACAATCGAGTTGATATAAAAAGAGCTGATGTAACATTAATATTTCTTTGCGAGAAGCTTGAAATGACTTAAGCTAACTGAGCTCCATACAGTATCTTGAGAGCAACAGCGACCTCTAGAGGTAAGATAGTGTATGTGCCACCTCTGGTTATCAGTCACTGTCACTAACGGCTGTAGATGAAGCCCATGTGCTGAtattgtctgtttgttttcaccaataCAGAAAggaatacatttttatgaagCTACTCACTTTGACTATTCAAGTCCTCCTCGATGGGGAAGAGGCTTCCACCATGGGCCACAGGGGTCATTCAGAGTTGAGAGTAATCATCGTCCGGGTTGACGGCAGCGCCAGCTCACATTCATAATGCAGTGAGTTCTGGAGTTGACCCCGAAGGAAGGACACATTTTTAACCTACTAACTAGATATGTGTTGTATAATATCATATTCTATTTGAAGTTAACTTAGAGAGAATAAATTATTGTCATATTATTGAAAGGAACATAGTGTTTGTGTAAACTGACCCCACAGATATACAGCCAGGTAAactctttataaatatataagtgAATAATTGTTTCTCAGTACAGGTCGTACCGATCATTCACTTGAAATAGGGCAAAATGGATGGACAGATCCAGAGCACACAACTCATTAGATAGAAATAATACAGAAACATCTGAGGAAAGCACCAGTGGGTCAAATTTCACTTGGGTCACTAGGTATGTCTACAAATACTGGCACTAGACTGGCACACTTTTCACAAGCAGCTTtagaagtcagaattctgatttAGCAATGATGagacaatatttattcattcattttatttagctAGCCTGTGGATATGACAGATTTGCTCCAAAACCGATACCGATGATGCAAAGATCAATCAAATCAAAGGAGGGATAACATGTTTGGATCAAAAAAAGACAAGGTGGATAATAAAAGACTCGTAATAAAACCGTTACATGGACGAGTAAACGGCAAGGTCTAATGCTTAGGGGAATATTTGCCTTAATGTTTCAAGGACTGCTGCAAAAAATGCTAAATATATAGCAGCTGTTTCACAAAGTCAAAAGTCTCTTTCACTCACAACAGCCCCACCCATTAAGTCACTTAGTGTGTAGAAACATAGTCATTCATAGGCACATCACCATCAAGTGCACTTGGCTGTAAACATAGCAAAGAAAAACCTTACAGTATGAGGAATTTTGGCTTCTCTTTAGTCAACCCaacaaataatatatattaaatattaagttCAATAATTTACATTTCAAGTCACTGACTTAAATATTTGTAAGATGCAGACTTTAAGAAGGTACTGTAATCCTCAAGGGGACCACGTTAGCTTCCATCAGTAGTGACTGTTTGTTGTCGAATCTGAAACATACGGAGTCGGCTCATTCTTTTTTGGTGCCAATCCCCAAGACCTGAGCAGATCAAAACGCTGCTTGGGTTTGGTGGCAAAATACTCCTGTTGTTTCTGAGAGTAGGTCTGGATAGGAGTGATGATGTTCCTGTAGCTCCAGTCCtgaagatgaggaaaaaaaggccaTTACTCACTTTGAAAAATTCCATCCATAAACATTTCTGATGTCACAACACAAGACTGGTCCTAGACAATTAAAGCTGTGCAGCAAATTGTTTTCACCTTCTGCGTGACCCTATTGCAATCATTTATAGCCATTGAGCCATCTTTAGGAACTCAAGAGCAGACCATGAGTGTTACATTTTGTAGATCTTTTTGTGCAATAAATCAGCAAAACAGACAGAAGTTAAGTTTAGACTGTTCTTAAATGTCTGCTCACTCAAGTGAAGCCTTAGCTACATATTTCTTTGACATAATTCCCGGCAAAATAACCTGCAGACGGCTTGAAACCTTCATGAATCCCAGTCTACTCGCACATGAGGTAAAAATAGATATTACCAGAACTTGATCTTGAACTTGAGCTGTGATTGGTGCAATTGGAGAAGAATGTGATCACAGAGGTACAGTTTATTCACCATTGAAAATAGTAGCTGACCTCTTCCTAATCAAACACTCTGAATTGGTCAAACATactaactaaactaaaaaataaaacaatgggTCTGTTTAAAATCACAACTTGTTTAAGAAGATAGACTGGCAACATGGTGGACTTGATACATTCAAAATTACAAAACCAACAATCAGTGAAACTATCTAAATGCGTCAACAGTTACCTGCCAATGCAGATTGAAACTCTCCAGTAGTTGAATCCTGCCCTCCCTTGTCGGCACACAGTCAACTGGAGTGGGCTGCGCCAGATCCGAGTCCACTTCCACACCAGTAAACACCAAGAGAGCTCTTATGGCAAACCAGCCTCCGTATTTTGGATGTACACACACTCCgaacattttctgaaaatacaGATTGTAATGGCCATCGAGAGTATTTGTACAGAACAACGTCTTTTGTTTCTTAAATGTGTTATTACTTTTGCCCCCCATGGCTGGTCTGGGACATTGGACTGTTGGTAGTAATAAGCAGCACCAGAGACATGAGCAGCCGTCTGCGCCAAAAACTTTGGCTTCCTGCTAGGTAGCAGTTCATAGTCATACATTACATCCACATCCAGATGTGGAAAACACTtgaaaagaggagaaaaattgtgagttgattttttttaacaaactgcTACGCAACAATCggtacacacacaaagacacacacctgGGTGACGGCAGTGGAGATGCAGTCTCTGACACACTGGTCTATGGGATCTGACAGCCCCTGGCATCCCTTCTGTTCTATGAAGGGAAGGAAGGTTTTCTCAAACATAGTAGGAGTGCTGAG
It contains:
- the mmachc gene encoding cyanocobalamin reductase / alkylcobalamin dealkylase, producing the protein MADSTVNMGSVTGLLEDYLSKFGFEVHPLKVGWYNSVLQESLHLHFPDNCLAVLVLSTPTMFEKTFLPFIEQKGCQGLSDPIDQCVRDCISTAVTQCFPHLDVDVMYDYELLPSRKPKFLAQTAAHVSGAAYYYQQSNVPDQPWGAKKMFGVCVHPKYGGWFAIRALLVFTGVEVDSDLAQPTPVDCVPTREGRIQLLESFNLHWQDWSYRNIITPIQTYSQKQQEYFATKPKQRFDLLRSWGLAPKKNEPTPYVSDSTTNSHY